In one Leptospira yasudae genomic region, the following are encoded:
- a CDS encoding NAD-dependent epimerase/dehydratase family protein, protein MAKKVLVTGGCGFLGSHVCELFRKQGWDVISYDSMTKYELKRTGYGTEATREYNWNYLQGIGVTMVKGDIRNLEHLLDRTTGCDFIVHTAAQPAMTISWEDPELDMTTNVVGTFNVLEVARKRNIPVVNTSSIHVYGNSINDTLKEGATSYERTPVAIGEDQPVMVGEISPLHASKMSAEHYVRTYVDMYKIKAASFRFTGIYGERQFGGEDHGWVANFAIRSVFGWPLRIFGTGKQARDILYAADGAESYLRWFENPTPGVFNIGGGPDHKISLLECIHMIGEILGKKQEIQFDVERPGDMRYFICDITKAKKFGFNPKFKPKEGVERLIRWIEADKSVFEVKK, encoded by the coding sequence ATGGCAAAGAAAGTTTTAGTAACCGGCGGATGCGGATTTTTAGGATCTCACGTCTGCGAATTGTTCCGCAAACAAGGTTGGGACGTGATCAGCTACGATAGCATGACCAAATACGAACTGAAAAGAACCGGTTACGGCACCGAAGCCACGAGAGAATATAACTGGAATTATCTGCAGGGAATCGGAGTCACCATGGTTAAGGGCGATATCCGCAATCTCGAACACCTTTTGGACCGCACGACGGGCTGCGATTTTATCGTTCATACCGCCGCTCAACCCGCGATGACGATTTCTTGGGAAGATCCCGAGCTGGATATGACGACTAACGTTGTCGGGACTTTTAACGTTCTCGAAGTCGCCCGCAAAAGAAACATTCCCGTCGTAAACACGAGTTCCATTCACGTTTACGGAAACTCGATCAACGATACTCTCAAAGAAGGGGCGACTTCGTACGAAAGAACTCCGGTTGCGATCGGAGAGGATCAGCCCGTGATGGTGGGGGAAATCTCTCCGTTACACGCTTCTAAGATGAGCGCGGAACACTACGTGAGAACGTATGTCGACATGTATAAGATCAAGGCCGCTTCTTTCCGTTTTACCGGAATTTACGGCGAACGTCAGTTCGGCGGAGAAGATCACGGTTGGGTCGCGAACTTCGCGATTCGTTCGGTGTTCGGTTGGCCTCTTCGAATTTTCGGAACCGGAAAACAAGCCCGCGACATTCTTTACGCGGCGGACGGAGCGGAAAGTTATCTCCGTTGGTTCGAAAATCCTACTCCCGGAGTTTTCAACATCGGAGGCGGTCCGGATCACAAGATTTCTTTATTAGAATGTATTCATATGATCGGAGAAATTCTCGGCAAGAAGCAGGAGATTCAATTCGACGTGGAAAGACCGGGGGATATGCGTTATTTTATCTGCGACATTACCAAAGCGAAGAAGTTCGGATTCAATCCGAAGTTCAAGCCGAAGGAAGGCGTGGAAAGATTGATCCGCTGGATCGAAGCGGACAAATCCGTATTCGAAGTCAAGAAATGA
- a CDS encoding toxin-antitoxin system YwqK family antitoxin, whose product MFPTKPISLILVFLTALLSIGCRGGDTVEHTDPNLVFFKDKLYYKRMLFTGVLKTEVFALGETQTARYRGGLEDGEFLSVNKEGRVMERRFFREGLKEGVHRAWFPNGNNRFYSEFRSGKYVNDRWEWHENGKPSLYEKFDENGKLIAVKKWNRNGQIYMNTVIAVDGSSVGLPGSKICEPIKKAD is encoded by the coding sequence GTGTTTCCAACTAAACCGATTTCGCTTATTCTCGTTTTCTTGACGGCCCTTCTGTCGATCGGCTGTCGAGGAGGCGATACGGTGGAACACACCGATCCGAATCTTGTCTTCTTTAAGGACAAACTCTATTACAAACGAATGCTCTTTACCGGAGTCCTGAAAACGGAAGTTTTCGCGTTAGGCGAAACACAAACTGCCCGTTATAGGGGCGGATTGGAGGACGGAGAATTTCTTTCCGTCAACAAGGAAGGCCGCGTGATGGAACGGAGATTCTTTCGGGAAGGATTGAAAGAAGGAGTTCACAGGGCCTGGTTTCCGAACGGAAACAACCGATTTTACTCGGAGTTTCGTTCCGGAAAATACGTAAACGACCGTTGGGAATGGCATGAGAACGGAAAACCTTCCCTTTACGAAAAATTCGACGAGAACGGAAAACTGATCGCGGTGAAAAAGTGGAATCGAAACGGACAGATTTATATGAATACCGTGATCGCCGTCGACGGAAGTTCCGTGGGTCTTCCGGGAAGCAAAATTTGCGAGCCCATTAAAAAAGCCGATTGA
- a CDS encoding bile acid:sodium symporter family protein: MIAILGNREKLQRIMLEAALIVLALSSMSSLGLELIPAQLDSIRKTALTGLGVCLLNLITLPILAFLLCRMFELSPAISLGIFLCACSGGGASAGLFILKAKGAPATGAVLLSLLNFTSLFSAPILITLYGGNSLSEIGQTFSVLPKLLSIGLVFFGLPLGLGIWTRRTNEPLSLRILPILVRISNVSLAFSILYLGIKYGKEILEFGILIWVVLFLLIGVSFTSGIYLFREKTDDRRSIGIVSGIRNLSLALLLAQEQSGDPKVLITILLYGFIMYLVAFPASLFWRRWKNVTL; encoded by the coding sequence TTGATTGCAATTTTAGGAAATCGGGAAAAATTGCAAAGAATTATGTTGGAAGCCGCTTTGATCGTATTGGCCTTATCTTCGATGAGTTCCCTCGGTTTGGAATTGATTCCGGCCCAACTCGATTCGATCCGTAAAACCGCTCTGACCGGACTCGGGGTTTGTTTGTTGAATCTCATTACCCTTCCGATTCTCGCGTTTCTACTTTGCAGAATGTTCGAACTTTCTCCCGCGATCAGCTTGGGAATTTTTCTCTGCGCTTGTTCGGGCGGAGGAGCCTCGGCCGGACTTTTTATCTTAAAAGCGAAGGGTGCGCCCGCAACCGGAGCGGTTCTGTTGAGTCTTTTGAATTTCACGAGCCTATTTTCCGCACCGATTCTCATCACCTTGTATGGCGGAAATTCGCTTTCGGAAATCGGACAAACCTTTTCGGTTCTTCCGAAACTTCTTTCGATCGGACTCGTATTTTTCGGACTTCCTTTGGGATTGGGGATATGGACTCGAAGAACCAACGAGCCTTTGTCGTTGCGCATTCTTCCCATTTTGGTAAGAATCAGCAACGTCTCGCTTGCATTCTCGATTCTTTATTTAGGAATCAAATACGGAAAAGAAATTTTAGAATTCGGAATTTTGATCTGGGTCGTTCTGTTTCTTTTGATCGGCGTTTCGTTTACGAGCGGGATTTATCTTTTCCGAGAAAAAACGGACGATCGAAGAAGCATCGGAATCGTAAGCGGAATCCGCAATCTTTCTCTCGCGTTGCTGCTCGCGCAGGAACAATCCGGCGATCCCAAGGTTTTGATCACGATTTTACTTTACGGATTTATAATGTATTTGGTCGCATTTCCCGCTTCTCTTTTCTGGAGAAGATGGAAAAACGTTACGCTCTGA
- a CDS encoding sugar phosphate nucleotidyltransferase translates to MEKIEVGVIAAAGKGTRAYPRTTYIPKPLFEFQGKTILERNVELMQNTFKVKKIYVLVGHLKEMVIAEIQKIQNKYRNIEIIPSPWTTKGLASDIASLEPQIHSPFITILGDEFYFHPDHKKFTDTFRKYPKLIASIGVQKTSLLSRIRKNYSVELKGDRILELVEKPSDPPNDLLGLGSYLFTPAFFEYFKTTPPSAKSGVIEITDVIDRMAKDSGKVYATTLDVEYFNINSMQDYHHAVYEIRNEEFARFKTTLIVPTKNNERSIADVIVDFKGKVDEILVVDAGSTDKTLEISKKEKAKVIACPSEGEEDIFGKQVQQGINAAAGDIAIVVTPDGSYRSKDYPKLLEYLKDSDMVIGTRTTRQMIEQGSNLLPGVRVINLILGKLIEVFWWGMEPRFTDAMCSYFAIWKDSYAKIEPDLEMKDQRIIPELMMETVRSYMRCIEIPISYYRPIESVKKNMAREFFSIVRLMLKKKWFGN, encoded by the coding sequence GTGGAAAAGATTGAAGTCGGTGTAATCGCTGCGGCGGGCAAGGGGACCCGAGCCTATCCTCGAACAACGTACATTCCTAAACCCTTGTTCGAGTTTCAGGGGAAAACCATCCTCGAACGAAACGTAGAGCTGATGCAGAACACGTTCAAGGTCAAAAAAATCTACGTCCTGGTCGGTCACCTGAAAGAGATGGTGATCGCCGAAATCCAAAAGATCCAAAACAAATACCGCAACATCGAAATCATTCCTTCTCCTTGGACTACGAAAGGGCTTGCGAGCGATATCGCAAGTTTGGAACCGCAGATCCATTCTCCGTTTATCACGATCCTCGGAGACGAGTTTTACTTTCATCCCGACCACAAGAAGTTTACGGATACGTTTCGGAAATATCCGAAACTCATCGCTTCCATCGGAGTTCAGAAAACTTCTCTTCTCTCTAGAATCCGGAAGAATTATTCCGTGGAACTCAAAGGGGATCGGATTCTTGAACTCGTGGAAAAACCTTCCGACCCTCCGAACGATCTTCTCGGTTTGGGAAGTTATCTTTTTACTCCCGCATTTTTCGAATATTTTAAAACGACCCCTCCTTCCGCAAAGAGCGGCGTGATCGAGATCACGGACGTAATCGATCGGATGGCAAAGGACAGCGGAAAAGTTTACGCTACGACCCTCGATGTGGAATACTTCAACATCAATTCGATGCAGGATTATCACCACGCGGTTTACGAAATCCGAAACGAGGAATTCGCCCGTTTTAAAACGACATTGATCGTTCCCACGAAAAACAACGAACGTTCCATCGCGGACGTGATTGTGGATTTTAAAGGCAAGGTCGACGAGATTCTCGTGGTCGACGCCGGCTCCACGGATAAAACATTAGAGATTTCTAAAAAAGAAAAAGCGAAAGTGATCGCGTGTCCTTCCGAAGGGGAAGAGGATATTTTCGGAAAGCAGGTTCAACAGGGAATCAACGCTGCAGCCGGGGACATCGCGATCGTAGTGACGCCGGACGGATCGTACAGGTCCAAGGATTATCCGAAACTTTTGGAATACCTCAAGGATTCGGATATGGTTATCGGAACAAGAACGACCCGCCAGATGATCGAACAAGGCTCCAATCTTCTTCCGGGCGTTCGCGTAATCAATCTGATTCTCGGCAAACTCATCGAGGTTTTCTGGTGGGGAATGGAACCGCGTTTTACGGACGCGATGTGTTCTTACTTCGCGATTTGGAAGGATTCGTACGCAAAGATCGAACCGGATCTCGAAATGAAGGATCAACGAATCATTCCCGAACTCATGATGGAAACGGTGCGTTCGTATATGCGCTGCATCGAAATTCCGATTTCGTATTATCGTCCGATCGAATCCGTGAAAAAGAACATGGCCCGGGAATTCTTTTCCATCGTTCGATTGATGTTGAAGAAGAAATGGTTCGGAAATTAA
- a CDS encoding SCO family protein: protein MIKVLYSIFIIFLFVFCDEQKEKFNPELTYSSSPKAGILPYFKGAVMDPFWPEADGKLPEDLKRIPEISLVSHENKEFNNRDLRDKYTLVVFFYAKCKGICPMITRNMMNFVPKIADQKDVQIVSISINPEIDNVEILKKFRNQYKITQNNWTFLTGSQKTIYNLARNEFGADVKVIQGKDDLNDFVHTENVFLLDRKQYLRGIYRAKGYGDLERLKIELETLKQEDRKSAAVSFHRNFP from the coding sequence ATGATAAAAGTATTATATTCCATTTTTATTATTTTTTTGTTTGTTTTCTGCGACGAGCAAAAGGAGAAGTTTAATCCCGAACTGACGTATTCTTCCTCGCCGAAAGCGGGAATTCTTCCGTATTTTAAAGGAGCCGTGATGGATCCTTTTTGGCCGGAAGCGGACGGGAAACTTCCGGAGGATCTTAAAAGAATACCTGAAATTTCTCTCGTTTCGCACGAGAACAAGGAATTCAACAACCGCGATTTGAGGGACAAATACACGTTGGTCGTTTTCTTTTACGCGAAGTGCAAGGGAATTTGTCCGATGATCACGCGCAACATGATGAACTTTGTTCCTAAGATCGCGGATCAAAAAGACGTTCAGATCGTTTCGATTTCGATCAATCCCGAGATCGATAACGTCGAGATTCTCAAGAAGTTTAGAAACCAATATAAGATCACTCAAAACAATTGGACCTTCTTGACGGGTTCTCAAAAAACGATCTACAATCTTGCGAGAAACGAATTCGGCGCGGACGTCAAAGTCATTCAGGGGAAGGACGATCTCAACGATTTCGTTCATACCGAGAACGTCTTTCTTCTCGACCGGAAACAATATTTAAGAGGAATTTACCGGGCGAAAGGATACGGGGATTTGGAACGGCTCAAGATCGAACTGGAAACCTTAAAACAAGAGGATCGAAAGAGCGCGGCGGTTTCCTTCCATCGAAATTTTCCTTAA
- a CDS encoding single-stranded DNA-binding protein — protein sequence MKNLAHIILDGNLTADPELKTLNSGKNVATFTLAVNHDYKSTPEEPGEVSYVEIELWERQAVNANEYLKKGKKATVIGELRQDRWKAQDGSNRSKLKVIGHTVRFDGLPGRKEREAA from the coding sequence ATGAAAAATTTAGCGCATATCATTCTGGACGGAAATCTCACGGCCGATCCGGAACTCAAAACCTTAAACAGCGGCAAGAACGTCGCGACGTTCACACTCGCGGTCAATCACGATTACAAGTCCACTCCCGAAGAGCCGGGCGAGGTCTCGTATGTGGAAATCGAGTTGTGGGAGAGACAAGCGGTCAATGCGAACGAATATCTCAAAAAGGGAAAGAAAGCTACCGTAATCGGAGAATTGCGTCAAGACCGTTGGAAGGCCCAAGACGGAAGCAATCGGAGCAAGTTGAAAGTGATCGGTCATACGGTTCGTTTTGACGGTTTGCCGGGAAGGAAAGAAAGGGAAGCGGCGTAA
- a CDS encoding phosphoribosyl-AMP cyclohydrolase, whose amino-acid sequence MSSRKITILQVQEPTRSISSLTRIPEEELPHYRNSLPQGFREEVDCDEDTVLFLHTNFSPLSFETVREPLLLPKNEMIPVVAIDPQGKILMQAFGNEKSQTLTIETGYAHYFSRSRNQLWKKGDTSGHTQKILRILTPSDRSFLVYQVEQEVAACHEGYYSCFFRERTPNGEWKPLPVPRNFLPEKS is encoded by the coding sequence ATGAGTTCCCGCAAAATCACAATCCTGCAAGTCCAAGAACCGACCCGTTCCATTTCCTCTCTGACCCGAATCCCCGAGGAAGAATTACCGCATTATCGAAATTCCCTCCCGCAAGGATTTCGAGAAGAAGTCGATTGCGACGAGGACACGGTTTTATTTCTTCATACAAACTTCTCACCGTTGTCGTTTGAAACGGTGCGGGAACCTTTGCTTCTCCCTAAAAACGAAATGATTCCCGTGGTCGCGATCGATCCGCAAGGCAAGATTCTCATGCAGGCGTTCGGAAACGAAAAAAGTCAAACGCTTACGATCGAAACCGGTTACGCACATTACTTCAGCCGTTCCAGAAACCAACTCTGGAAAAAAGGCGATACTTCGGGACATACGCAGAAAATTCTTCGGATTCTAACGCCGTCCGACCGTTCCTTTTTGGTCTATCAAGTGGAGCAGGAAGTGGCGGCTTGCCACGAAGGATATTACAGTTGTTTTTTTCGGGAAAGAACGCCGAACGGAGAATGGAAACCGCTTCCGGTCCCTCGAAATTTTCTTCCAGAAAAGAGCTGA
- the mltG gene encoding endolytic transglycosylase MltG, whose translation MNLKKFLIYSGLTIGVFLLIAITAFFIVDELKGGAVGAGQTKIDLLIESGDTPSKIVETLSTHGMIKSSKYFLYLVRFTRSAGKIKQGLYEINDGMDSRKILQVITEGKVKLVHFTIPEGYNNRQIGDLLTSKKIISKRQDFLLAASEPELLREFKIPATSAEGYLFPETYSIPINYPVDKIVRMMLKRFYVRITKIEKAKDLSPAELHKFVILASVVEREAKRNEERPLMAGVFNNRLKRDMPLESCATIQYLFDKPHSRIFEKDLKIVSPYNTYLNKGFPPGPISNPGYPALEAAFYPKESEYLFFLLKGDGYHYFAKTLKEHLEAKKKYIDVLYD comes from the coding sequence ATGAATCTAAAGAAATTTTTGATATACTCCGGACTTACGATCGGAGTCTTTTTGCTGATCGCGATCACCGCCTTCTTCATCGTAGACGAACTCAAAGGAGGAGCGGTCGGCGCGGGTCAAACCAAGATCGATCTTTTGATCGAATCGGGCGACACCCCGAGCAAGATCGTGGAAACGTTGTCCACGCACGGGATGATCAAGTCTTCCAAATACTTTCTCTACTTGGTTCGTTTTACGAGAAGCGCGGGAAAGATCAAACAGGGACTTTACGAGATCAACGACGGAATGGATTCGAGAAAGATTCTTCAGGTCATCACGGAAGGAAAGGTCAAACTCGTTCACTTTACGATTCCGGAAGGTTACAACAACCGTCAAATCGGAGATCTTCTAACCTCCAAAAAGATCATTTCCAAACGTCAGGATTTTTTACTTGCGGCGAGCGAACCCGAACTGTTGCGGGAGTTCAAAATTCCGGCGACTTCCGCGGAAGGATATTTATTTCCCGAAACATACAGCATTCCGATCAATTATCCTGTGGATAAGATCGTGCGGATGATGTTGAAACGTTTTTACGTTCGGATCACGAAGATCGAAAAAGCGAAGGATCTTTCTCCGGCGGAACTTCATAAATTCGTAATATTAGCTTCGGTTGTCGAACGTGAAGCGAAACGAAACGAGGAACGTCCTTTGATGGCGGGCGTTTTCAACAACCGTCTCAAACGAGATATGCCTTTGGAATCCTGCGCGACGATTCAATATCTTTTTGATAAGCCGCACAGCCGGATTTTCGAAAAGGATCTGAAGATCGTTTCTCCGTATAACACGTATTTGAACAAGGGATTTCCGCCGGGACCGATTTCCAATCCTGGATATCCGGCTCTCGAAGCGGCCTTTTATCCGAAAGAATCGGAATATCTATTCTTCCTTTTGAAAGGGGACGGATATCACTACTTCGCAAAAACACTCAAGGAACACTTGGAAGCGAAGAAGAAATACATCGACGTTCTTTACGACTAA